One Chloroflexota bacterium DNA segment encodes these proteins:
- the ccsA gene encoding cytochrome c biogenesis protein CcsA, whose amino-acid sequence MLATTFKWFTGIWLALVTVAMFLWVPAHEGLGNVGRIVIVHVPTGWLTSVAFLFSAIYSWRYLRNGRARDDALALAAAELGLIFSILATVTGSMFAKVVWGTYWNWDPRETAIAALMLIYAAYFALRTSIEDRQRQRYLGSIYALLAFVAVPFLIFVIPRVTDDTLHPNCAILNTPNCQGIQLTENGRIIGTIEDFKVELLGIEQQADLTVATVSILSNGTNYTLKPSFNRASNKPEAIERLPETLRDVQIKRLSGELGNQTVEIAIANTGNIGLLTEQRTLLTFFASLFGFTLLFFWLWWLRADVLDINEQLVQQGMTI is encoded by the coding sequence ATGCTTGCGACAACCTTTAAGTGGTTTACTGGAATTTGGCTAGCATTGGTCACTGTAGCAATGTTCTTGTGGGTGCCGGCTCACGAGGGCTTGGGCAATGTTGGACGAATTGTGATTGTGCACGTGCCAACAGGCTGGCTAACCAGTGTAGCCTTTTTGTTTTCGGCAATTTATAGCTGGCGCTACTTGCGCAATGGCCGTGCTCGTGACGATGCCTTGGCCTTGGCTGCGGCAGAATTGGGCTTGATTTTTAGCATTCTGGCCACCGTAACTGGCTCGATGTTTGCCAAAGTAGTGTGGGGAACTTACTGGAATTGGGACCCACGCGAGACCGCGATCGCTGCATTAATGTTGATTTATGCGGCCTATTTTGCCTTGCGTACCTCGATTGAAGATCGTCAACGCCAACGCTACCTTGGCTCGATCTATGCCTTGCTGGCGTTTGTAGCTGTACCATTTTTGATCTTTGTGATTCCCCGAGTCACCGATGATACGCTGCACCCCAATTGTGCAATTTTGAATACGCCCAATTGCCAAGGCATTCAATTAACTGAAAATGGGCGAATTATTGGCACAATTGAGGATTTCAAGGTTGAATTGCTGGGCATCGAGCAACAAGCTGATCTAACGGTTGCCACGGTCAGCATTTTATCGAATGGCACAAATTACACCCTTAAACCGTCATTTAATCGGGCGAGCAATAAGCCCGAAGCAATTGAGCGCTTGCCCGAAACCTTGCGCGATGTGCAAATCAAGCGGTTAAGTGGCGAGCTAGGCAATCAAACGGTTGAAATTGCGATTGCCAACACCGGCAATATTGGCCTGCTAACCGAGCAACGCACCTTATTAACCTTCTTTGCCAGCTTATTTGGCTTTACGCTGCTGTTTTTCTGGCTCTGGTGGTTACGCGCCGATGTGCTCGATATCAACGAACAATTAGTACAACAAGGAATGACGATATGA
- a CDS encoding CcmD family protein produces MNGLTDPGLAMYVAAAVTLVVWLGIFAYLLKIDRQAKALRQALQERQADPANQTSNAAIRPERVNPERKETSNV; encoded by the coding sequence ATGAATGGATTAACCGACCCCGGCTTAGCCATGTATGTGGCAGCGGCGGTAACCTTGGTGGTTTGGCTAGGCATTTTTGCCTATTTGCTGAAGATTGATCGCCAAGCCAAAGCCTTGCGCCAAGCCCTGCAAGAACGCCAAGCCGATCCAGCCAATCAAACCAGCAATGCCGCGATTCGTCCAGAACGGGTCAACCCAGAACGAAAGGAGACCAGCAATGTCTGA
- a CDS encoding cytochrome c maturation protein CcmE — protein sequence MSEVKPRFRLKPLHLVGIALLLLAGWLGFTSMGDSLTPYVNVTEAKASGRNVQVMGYPQNQGTVESGTFRFTMRDEMGQPIEVLYRQPKPGNFDQAISVVAIGAFDESQGIFVADDLLVKCPSKYQEDTQAAK from the coding sequence ATGTCTGAAGTTAAACCGCGTTTTCGCTTAAAACCACTCCATCTCGTGGGGATTGCCTTGTTGCTGCTGGCGGGTTGGTTGGGCTTTACTTCAATGGGTGATTCGCTGACTCCCTATGTCAATGTGACCGAGGCCAAAGCCAGCGGGCGCAATGTCCAAGTGATGGGTTACCCGCAAAATCAAGGCACGGTTGAATCGGGCACATTCCGCTTTACCATGCGCGATGAAATGGGCCAACCAATTGAAGTGCTGTATCGCCAGCCCAAGCCAGGCAACTTTGATCAAGCGATCAGCGTGGTAGCAATTGGCGCATTCGATGAAAGCCAAGGCATTTTTGTAGCCGACGATTTGCTGGTCAAATGCCCATCGAAGTATCAAGAAGATACCCAAGCTGCCAAGTAG
- the ccsA gene encoding cytochrome c biogenesis protein CcsA — MNLFMFGTLLLVVALVAAFTATTSYTLLIAGQRTALSWGRWSVRIAAVSILVASLLLLALFYFGRYEFDYVYNYSSNDLELRYKLSALWAGQQGSFMIWALVGLLAAPLLLRRSREFEPFVLMPLMAVQVAIISFMLINNPFALRFDVAKQIIYAEDGRGLNELLHNPWMVIHPPILFLGYGLLAIPFAYAIAGLWRRDYDGWVKAALPWTITAWVVLTTALTLGGYWAYETLGWGGYWAWDPVENSSLLPWLTVTALLHGMLVQRAHGGLRRANFSLAIVTYGLVMYASFLTRSGVLGDFSVHSFTEDGLGTTMAAVLVVGLVVSLGIFFQRWRDVPISKLSESLFSRDSLFVLGMFCLVIITLIVGIGTSMPLFSKTPILRDGLRTTFAKAFDVAASQDGRFSLQPSFFRTVTPPFGLVVIGLMTIAPLLGWRGGNMRKFIFALRLPAILAVVATVIGLLLGVRKPLSLAYLGLGSLGLGVNILMIVRTVRGGWMRIGGYAAHIGAALLVIGFVGSSAYSSPDINMTIPLNTTQTAFGHKITFEGYATRTNNQGAEKGVIDLAVQRGDGEVQDAAPQLYLNPRDGQWISNPAIIREWWGDLYISPGKYLAASNPNLLTLAQGQKGSVGPYSFVFQNFDYSLPEGHTGAETQTDEITIKARLTFYDEAGNATTIEPGLRAVANVGNQPEPYTLADGNQVLISALSLENRQVELQIVGLDLPVLPERADIFVSTKPAVGLVWVGTVVMTLGGSLAATRRFIEHATKRRAQASLPEAATQAA; from the coding sequence ATGAATTTGTTTATGTTTGGCACGTTGCTGCTGGTTGTGGCGTTAGTTGCCGCTTTCACCGCCACCACTTCATATACATTGCTAATTGCAGGCCAGCGCACCGCCTTGAGTTGGGGTCGTTGGAGCGTGCGGATCGCCGCAGTTTCGATCCTTGTGGCTTCGCTATTGCTCTTGGCGTTGTTCTACTTTGGGCGCTATGAGTTCGATTATGTCTACAACTACTCATCGAACGATTTAGAGCTACGCTACAAACTTTCGGCGCTCTGGGCTGGTCAACAAGGTTCATTTATGATTTGGGCCTTGGTTGGCTTGTTGGCAGCGCCGTTGTTGCTACGCCGCTCACGCGAGTTTGAGCCGTTTGTGCTCATGCCCTTGATGGCGGTGCAAGTGGCAATTATCAGCTTTATGTTGATCAATAATCCATTTGCCCTGCGCTTCGATGTTGCCAAACAAATCATCTATGCAGAAGATGGGCGCGGCTTAAACGAGCTGCTGCACAACCCATGGATGGTCATTCACCCGCCGATTTTGTTCTTGGGCTATGGCTTGTTGGCAATTCCCTTTGCCTATGCCATCGCTGGGCTGTGGCGGCGCGATTACGATGGCTGGGTCAAAGCAGCCTTGCCTTGGACAATTACCGCATGGGTTGTGCTGACGACTGCATTAACCCTTGGCGGCTATTGGGCCTACGAAACCCTCGGCTGGGGCGGCTATTGGGCATGGGACCCAGTGGAGAACTCATCGCTCTTGCCATGGCTAACTGTAACGGCCTTGCTCCACGGGATGTTGGTGCAACGCGCCCATGGTGGTTTGCGACGGGCCAATTTTAGCTTGGCAATTGTCACCTATGGCTTGGTCATGTATGCCTCATTCCTCACGCGTTCGGGCGTTTTGGGTGATTTTTCGGTACACTCATTTACCGAAGATGGCCTTGGCACGACCATGGCAGCGGTTTTGGTGGTTGGCTTAGTGGTTTCACTGGGCATCTTCTTCCAGCGCTGGCGTGATGTGCCAATCAGCAAGCTCTCGGAAAGCCTATTTTCGCGTGATAGTTTGTTTGTGCTAGGCATGTTTTGTCTGGTAATTATCACACTGATTGTGGGTATTGGCACATCGATGCCGCTGTTCTCTAAAACGCCAATTTTGCGTGATGGCCTACGCACAACCTTTGCCAAAGCTTTTGATGTTGCTGCCAGCCAAGATGGCCGCTTTAGCTTGCAACCAAGCTTTTTCCGCACGGTCACACCGCCGTTTGGCTTGGTCGTGATTGGCTTAATGACGATTGCCCCATTGCTTGGTTGGCGCGGCGGCAACATGCGCAAATTTATTTTTGCCCTACGCTTGCCAGCAATTTTGGCAGTGGTTGCCACGGTGATTGGCCTGTTGCTTGGCGTTCGCAAACCACTCTCACTGGCCTACCTTGGGCTGGGCAGTTTGGGGCTTGGGGTCAATATTTTGATGATCGTGCGGACTGTGCGCGGCGGCTGGATGCGCATCGGCGGCTATGCAGCCCATATCGGCGCAGCCCTGCTGGTGATCGGCTTCGTCGGCTCGTCGGCCTATAGCTCACCCGATATCAACATGACCATTCCCTTAAACACCACTCAAACCGCCTTTGGTCATAAAATTACCTTCGAAGGCTACGCAACCCGCACCAACAACCAAGGAGCCGAAAAAGGCGTGATCGATTTGGCAGTGCAACGCGGTGATGGCGAAGTCCAAGATGCTGCGCCACAGTTGTATCTCAACCCTCGCGATGGCCAATGGATCAGCAATCCAGCGATTATTCGCGAATGGTGGGGCGATTTGTATATCTCGCCTGGTAAATATTTGGCCGCTAGCAACCCTAATTTATTGACCTTGGCGCAAGGCCAAAAAGGCAGCGTCGGCCCCTATAGTTTTGTGTTTCAAAACTTCGATTACAGTTTGCCCGAAGGCCACACTGGTGCTGAAACCCAAACCGACGAGATTACAATCAAAGCGCGGTTAACCTTCTATGATGAGGCGGGCAATGCCACGACGATCGAGCCAGGCTTACGCGCCGTCGCCAACGTTGGCAACCAACCCGAGCCTTACACCTTGGCCGATGGCAACCAAGTGCTGATTTCAGCCTTGAGCCTGGAAAATCGCCAAGTAGAATTGCAAATTGTTGGGCTTGATTTACCAGTCTTGCCTGAACGCGCTGATATTTTTGTCAGCACCAAACCAGCAGTCGGCTTAGTTTGGGTTGGCACAGTGGTGATGACGCTTGGTGGATCGTTGGCGGCCACACGGCGCTTTATCGAACATGCTACCAAACGTCGTGCCCAAGCTAGCCTGCCTGAGGCCGCTACCCAAGCCGCTTAA
- a CDS encoding redoxin domain-containing protein yields MTSESETSVKQGLSRKEWLWLGAGIVVAIIVIATVAILTSGGSKPQTVVGIDRPVPDMVLKTVDGGSFNPAEYKGKPLIINFWASWCEPCKEEMPALVRTAERYGDKIAVVGINLTDQDNDQEIRRFIQRYAVTYPIALDNERVAQQAFGIFNIPVTFFIDSEGIIRYTRINAITESEMDHVLSELLP; encoded by the coding sequence ATGACCAGCGAATCTGAAACTAGCGTCAAGCAAGGCCTTTCACGCAAAGAATGGCTTTGGCTCGGCGCAGGCATTGTCGTGGCGATTATCGTTATTGCGACAGTGGCAATCTTAACGAGTGGCGGTAGTAAGCCGCAAACCGTGGTTGGTATCGATCGACCAGTACCTGATATGGTGCTCAAAACGGTTGACGGTGGCAGCTTTAATCCAGCAGAATACAAGGGCAAACCATTAATTATTAATTTTTGGGCCTCGTGGTGCGAGCCATGCAAGGAAGAAATGCCCGCTTTGGTGCGCACAGCCGAACGCTATGGTGATAAAATCGCCGTCGTTGGCATCAACCTAACCGATCAAGATAACGATCAAGAAATTCGGCGCTTTATTCAGCGCTACGCCGTAACCTACCCGATTGCGCTTGATAACGAGCGCGTTGCCCAACAAGCATTTGGGATTTTTAATATTCCTGTTACTTTTTTTATTGATTCTGAAGGCATTATTCGGTATACTCGGATTAATGCGATTACAGAGTCTGAGATGGATCATGTATTATCGGAATTATTGCCCTAA
- a CDS encoding response regulator transcription factor, whose amino-acid sequence MEQPLILVVDDEPDVAQLLSLQLTMEKYRVQIAYDGPTAIEYVRSLTPDLIILDVMLPAMDGYETCRRIREFSNVPILMLTANIQDQQIVSGLDSGADDYVTKPYSPSQLLARVRALLRRIPPQRPIITAGEGLMVLDRQRRELKVKDKVIDLTPTEYQLLILLADSVGQVVPHEKLLGSIWGSGKESDHDSLKVYIWHLRRKLEDNPRQPKILLTEWGVGYRLAE is encoded by the coding sequence ATGGAACAACCGTTAATTTTAGTTGTAGACGATGAACCCGATGTTGCCCAGTTGTTGTCGTTGCAATTGACCATGGAAAAATATCGGGTTCAAATTGCCTACGACGGTCCAACCGCCATCGAGTATGTCCGCTCACTCACACCCGATTTAATTATCTTGGATGTGATGTTGCCTGCCATGGACGGCTACGAAACCTGCCGTCGAATTCGCGAGTTCAGCAATGTGCCCATTTTGATGCTGACCGCCAATATTCAAGACCAACAAATTGTCTCAGGTTTGGATAGTGGGGCCGATGATTATGTCACCAAGCCCTATAGCCCAAGCCAATTGTTGGCACGGGTTCGGGCTTTGTTGCGTCGGATTCCACCGCAACGGCCAATTATCACCGCAGGCGAAGGCTTGATGGTGCTGGATCGCCAACGCCGCGAGTTGAAAGTCAAAGATAAGGTGATCGATCTCACGCCAACCGAATATCAATTGTTGATTTTGCTGGCTGATAGTGTTGGTCAAGTGGTGCCGCACGAAAAATTGCTTGGCTCGATTTGGGGCAGTGGCAAAGAATCAGATCACGATTCGCTGAAAGTCTATATCTGGCATTTACGGCGTAAATTAGAGGACAATCCCCGTCAGCCGAAAATTCTGCTGACCGAATGGGGTGTTGGCTATCGCCTAGCTGAGTAA